From a region of the Georgenia yuyongxinii genome:
- the rimM gene encoding ribosome maturation factor RimM (Essential for efficient processing of 16S rRNA) produces the protein MLLTVAIIGGPHGLKGEVRLDLRTDDPQRRLAEGSVLETEPADAGPLTVVRARRSAEATYVIFDEARDRTAAESLRGVRLVVESDEDEDDDDEGWYPHQLVGLRAVHVDGRELGTVADLEHLPAQDVLVITEPDGAEARVPFVAELVPAVDPDAGTVTLDPPRGLFAADPADEDEPVADDAGEDEPVADAAEDEPVADDAEDAGGRP, from the coding sequence GTGCTGCTGACCGTCGCCATCATCGGAGGGCCCCACGGGCTCAAGGGGGAGGTCCGCCTCGACCTGCGTACCGACGATCCCCAGCGGCGCCTGGCCGAGGGCAGCGTCCTGGAGACCGAGCCCGCCGACGCCGGACCGCTCACCGTGGTACGGGCGCGGCGGTCGGCTGAGGCGACCTACGTGATCTTCGACGAGGCCCGCGACCGCACCGCCGCGGAGTCGCTGCGCGGGGTACGCCTCGTCGTCGAGAGCGATGAGGACGAGGACGACGACGACGAGGGCTGGTACCCGCACCAGCTCGTGGGCCTGCGTGCGGTGCACGTCGACGGCCGTGAGCTGGGCACCGTCGCCGACCTCGAGCACCTGCCCGCCCAGGACGTCCTCGTCATCACCGAGCCCGACGGCGCCGAGGCGCGCGTGCCGTTCGTCGCCGAGCTCGTCCCGGCGGTGGACCCCGACGCCGGCACGGTCACCCTCGACCCGCCCCGCGGGCTCTTCGCTGCCGACCCGGCCGACGAGGACGAGCCGGTCGCGGACGACGCCGGCGAGGACGAGCCGGTCGCGGACGCCGCCGAGGACGAGCCGGTCGCGGACGACGCCGAGGACGCCGGCGGCCGGCCCTGA